A genome region from Nocardia sp. NBC_00565 includes the following:
- the mdlC gene encoding benzoylformate decarboxylase produces MTEKSSVHSVTYDLLRSLGLTTVFGNPGSTEETFLKNFPDDFTYVLGLQEASVVAMADAFAQTTRRPALVNLHSSAGLGNSIGNLVSAYHGHTPLIVTAGQQHRELMIGDPYLCNRDATNMPRPWVKWSYEPARAEAVPEAFMRAYAMAVQPPAGPVFLSIPLDDWNQPLEGPAVLRDVSTTYAPAPERVRRFAERITASRRPALILGPDVDRARGWQAGVALAEKLRAAVYSPPLPDRASFPEDHPLYQGSVGMSVKEVGERLAGHDLVVVIGAEVFRYYPYVPGDLLPAGTELLQITDDPTVAAAARVGDSLLGDARLSIELLTELVGDGSGRVQPEPMPRPRELPENPSSTLTPAEVYAALSVVRPEHAVFVNESTSTMAQHAEWLPTVEPDSFFTTASGGIGWAAPAAVGVALGDRDRGVTRPVIGLIGDGSFQYSVQGLWTAVQQNLPIVYVVMRNHEYSILKSFAALEETPGVPGLDLPGLDIASVARGLGCHAVDVTSTGDLEKEFRLALESGTTTVIVVTTQPEKAML; encoded by the coding sequence ATGACCGAGAAATCGAGCGTCCATAGCGTGACATACGATTTGTTGAGGTCGCTGGGCCTGACGACAGTCTTCGGTAATCCGGGATCCACCGAGGAGACCTTCCTCAAGAACTTCCCGGACGACTTCACCTATGTGCTGGGTCTTCAGGAAGCGTCCGTCGTCGCCATGGCGGACGCCTTCGCCCAGACCACCCGGCGTCCGGCACTGGTGAACCTGCACTCTTCCGCGGGGCTGGGCAACAGCATCGGCAACCTGGTCTCGGCGTATCACGGGCACACTCCGCTCATCGTCACGGCCGGCCAGCAGCATCGCGAGTTGATGATCGGCGATCCATACCTGTGCAACCGCGACGCGACGAACATGCCCAGGCCGTGGGTGAAGTGGTCCTACGAGCCCGCACGCGCCGAGGCCGTGCCCGAAGCGTTCATGCGGGCCTACGCGATGGCCGTGCAGCCGCCTGCAGGACCGGTGTTCCTGTCCATCCCGCTCGACGACTGGAACCAGCCCCTGGAAGGGCCCGCCGTGCTGCGTGATGTCAGCACGACCTACGCGCCCGCCCCGGAGCGTGTGCGGCGCTTCGCCGAGCGCATCACCGCGAGCCGGCGGCCGGCCCTGATCCTCGGGCCCGACGTGGACCGCGCCCGCGGCTGGCAAGCCGGCGTCGCGCTGGCCGAGAAACTGAGGGCCGCGGTCTACAGCCCGCCGCTTCCCGACCGCGCCTCCTTCCCCGAGGATCACCCCCTGTACCAGGGGTCGGTCGGCATGTCGGTCAAGGAGGTCGGCGAGCGGCTCGCCGGGCACGATCTCGTCGTGGTCATCGGGGCCGAGGTCTTCCGCTACTACCCCTATGTGCCCGGCGACCTCCTCCCCGCCGGGACCGAACTGCTGCAGATCACCGACGACCCAACGGTCGCCGCAGCGGCCCGTGTCGGTGACAGCCTCCTCGGCGACGCCCGGCTGTCGATCGAACTGCTCACCGAGCTGGTGGGTGACGGCAGCGGCCGTGTGCAGCCCGAGCCCATGCCGCGGCCCCGGGAACTGCCGGAAAACCCGAGCAGCACGCTGACACCGGCCGAGGTCTACGCGGCCCTCAGTGTCGTCCGTCCGGAGCACGCCGTCTTCGTCAACGAGTCCACCTCGACCATGGCCCAACATGCCGAGTGGCTGCCCACCGTGGAGCCCGACTCGTTCTTCACCACCGCCAGTGGTGGTATCGGCTGGGCCGCACCGGCTGCCGTCGGTGTCGCGCTCGGCGACCGGGACCGTGGGGTCACGCGTCCGGTAATCGGTCTGATCGGGGACGGGTCGTTCCAGTACTCGGTCCAGGGCCTGTGGACCGCAGTACAGCAAAACCTGCCGATCGTGTACGTAGTGATGCGCAATCACGAGTACTCGATCCTCAAATCCTTCGCCGCACTGGAAGAGACGCCGGGTGTGCCCGGGCTCGACCTACCGGGCCTGGACATCGCCTCGGTGGCACGGGGGTTGGGCTGCCACGCCGTCGATGTCACATCCACCGGAGACCTCGAAAAGGAGTTCAGGCTCGCGCTGGAATCCGGCACCACCACGGTCATCGTGGTGACCACCCAACCGGAGAAGGCCATGCTCTGA
- a CDS encoding AraC family transcriptional regulator, with product MFTASGLVREVLLALTDSRNYDRVASDHDRAARTRLRRVLVDELHEAHEQPLILPEPRDDRLQAIARMLREQPADNTSLAELGRTIGASARTLSRLFHNELGMTFYEWRTQLRIYHALVLLADGHDTTHVAHACGWANPSSFITAFTNIIGTTPGRYRATHPAK from the coding sequence GTGTTCACGGCATCCGGTCTCGTCCGCGAAGTCCTGCTCGCCCTCACCGATTCACGCAATTACGACCGCGTGGCGAGCGACCATGACCGCGCCGCGCGCACTCGGCTCCGTCGAGTTCTCGTCGACGAACTCCACGAAGCACACGAGCAGCCACTGATCCTGCCGGAACCACGCGACGACCGATTGCAAGCCATTGCGCGGATGCTGCGCGAGCAGCCCGCGGACAACACGTCGCTGGCCGAACTCGGACGGACGATCGGAGCCAGCGCTCGCACTCTCAGCCGACTGTTCCACAACGAACTCGGCATGACCTTCTACGAGTGGCGTACACAGCTACGCATCTATCACGCCCTGGTCCTGCTCGCCGACGGCCACGACACGACCCACGTCGCCCACGCTTGCGGATGGGCGAACCCCAGCAGCTTCATCACTGCCTTCACCAATATCATCGGCACAACACCCGGCCGCTACCGAGCAACGCATCCGGCGAAGTAG
- a CDS encoding zinc-binding dehydrogenase, with the protein MSTTMRAAVCVRAGGPEVLEIRELPVPAVREGWSLVQVKGAGLNRSELRTRQGHSPNVTFPRVLGIECVGIVAASTDPELPDGATVAAVMGEMGREFDGGYAEYALLPNSLLMPITTALPWDVLAALPETYLTAQGSLDALGVVPGGRGRLLIRGGTSSVGMAAASIASGHGIETAATTRQPGKIDALAAAGVDYALLDDGGSLAVSMHALWPEGPDQVLDLVGASTAVDSLHLVRRGGTVCVAGSLSGWAIQNFEPVAMIPSGTKLTAFHSDNMKGSAGTAVLQRIVHEVEAGVYRPNVDRVFGLDEIVAAHRYMEHNQATGKIVVVP; encoded by the coding sequence ATGAGTACGACGATGCGAGCGGCGGTATGTGTCAGGGCTGGTGGTCCGGAGGTGCTGGAGATCCGTGAGCTGCCGGTACCAGCGGTTCGGGAGGGCTGGAGCCTGGTGCAGGTGAAGGGCGCGGGCTTGAACCGGTCGGAACTGAGGACCCGGCAGGGGCATTCTCCGAATGTGACGTTCCCGCGTGTGCTCGGGATCGAATGTGTGGGAATCGTTGCGGCGTCAACCGATCCCGAGTTGCCGGATGGCGCGACCGTTGCGGCGGTGATGGGCGAGATGGGCCGGGAATTCGACGGCGGTTATGCGGAGTATGCGTTGTTGCCCAATTCGCTGCTGATGCCGATCACTACCGCGTTGCCCTGGGACGTCTTGGCCGCGCTACCTGAGACATATTTGACCGCGCAGGGCTCGCTGGACGCGTTGGGGGTCGTGCCGGGTGGCCGTGGGCGGTTGCTGATCCGTGGCGGGACCTCGTCAGTGGGGATGGCGGCCGCGTCGATCGCGTCCGGCCACGGTATCGAGACTGCGGCCACGACTCGGCAGCCGGGCAAGATCGATGCGTTGGCCGCGGCCGGCGTCGACTACGCACTCCTCGACGACGGTGGGTCGCTGGCGGTGAGCATGCATGCGCTCTGGCCCGAGGGGCCGGACCAGGTACTGGATCTGGTCGGGGCGAGCACGGCCGTGGATTCGCTGCACCTGGTCCGTCGCGGCGGGACCGTGTGCGTCGCGGGCTCGCTCAGTGGGTGGGCGATCCAGAACTTCGAACCGGTAGCGATGATCCCCTCCGGAACCAAACTCACGGCTTTCCACAGCGACAACATGAAGGGCAGCGCGGGCACGGCCGTGCTGCAGCGGATCGTCCACGAGGTCGAGGCCGGCGTGTACCGCCCCAACGTGGACCGTGTCTTCGGCCTGGACGAAATCGTTGCGGCCCACCGGTACATGGAGCACAACCAAGCCACCGGAAAGATTGTCGTCGTGCCCTGA
- a CDS encoding GNAT family N-acetyltransferase, with protein sequence MVEDIARTVVGLAKRSVDAAMAAGVSVDRYYTKAGGDLREIARRTAVLDHDSAGVINTAGGREARLHTRGESAGTTMGAEQLLAASSRADTAAVRRTFEIVPATTADVSGIVRTLFAAIRKGYANLPGAENGGVDRLIADMETRLPGTFTHSLSDGNSTIFVHRTPEGEVTGFLGMSMRSDGAGQIDSWYVQPEWQKTGVARALMHKALDTMGDVDVYSGTTQRTEAYQKYLQLGFEPEGALTATPPPMQAAGLVGEQQAIRMDRNARAALLRLWNR encoded by the coding sequence GTGGTTGAGGATATCGCCAGAACCGTTGTCGGGCTGGCCAAACGCTCAGTCGACGCGGCCATGGCAGCCGGTGTCAGCGTGGATCGCTACTATACGAAGGCGGGTGGCGACCTACGTGAAATTGCCAGGCGCACAGCGGTGCTCGATCATGACAGCGCTGGCGTGATCAACACCGCCGGCGGCCGAGAAGCACGATTACACACCAGGGGAGAAAGCGCCGGCACGACGATGGGCGCAGAGCAACTACTCGCGGCGAGCAGTCGTGCCGACACCGCGGCCGTCAGGCGAACATTCGAGATTGTTCCGGCCACTACGGCGGATGTATCCGGCATCGTCCGCACATTGTTCGCAGCAATCCGGAAGGGCTACGCGAACCTCCCGGGCGCTGAAAACGGCGGGGTGGACCGTCTGATAGCAGATATGGAAACACGCTTACCGGGCACCTTCACCCACAGCCTATCTGACGGCAACTCAACGATTTTCGTCCATCGGACGCCCGAAGGCGAGGTCACCGGTTTCTTAGGGATGTCCATGCGCTCAGACGGCGCGGGCCAGATAGATTCCTGGTATGTACAACCGGAATGGCAGAAGACGGGCGTCGCGCGAGCCCTGATGCACAAAGCGCTGGACACTATGGGCGACGTCGATGTCTACTCAGGCACAACCCAGCGCACCGAGGCCTACCAGAAATACCTGCAACTCGGCTTCGAACCCGAAGGAGCGCTGACAGCAACCCCGCCCCCGATGCAGGCTGCCGGGCTCGTCGGTGAACAGCAGGCGATTCGCATGGACCGCAACGCCCGGGCGGCACTGCTGAGGCTCTGGAATCGGTAG
- a CDS encoding MFS transporter, producing MANSAAGTVLRDPNARRFFAGHFTSLLGDGMVGMALAFAVLDLTGSPTDLGTVLSARTIALLAAMLAGGVVADRFSRRRVMLTADVVRILTQSGMAVLLLSGHARIWELATMQVVYGAATAMFTPAVTGLLPQIAGERLQQANALRGQAISLAYLVGPAVAGVMITATNPGWVFVLDALSFAISAYQLARLRVVGIAEPRRSQSMLRDLAEGWAEFRVRGWLWAYLSIVSLNNMLFAVFIVLGPAVVGRAGTGPAQWSALAVAIGIGALLGGTVAAKIAPRYPARIASRMQMLIPLPVIGLAAHLPIPVLMALCLFAGAGTTVSNVMWGTLQQRHIDAAVLSRVNSFTELGSLAAQPIGQAGAGPVAAAIGIPATLWSAGLIQFGVAFLGLTLPQTRNLPAEPAGSATAADR from the coding sequence GTGGCGAATTCGGCCGCGGGGACGGTGCTCCGGGATCCTAACGCCCGCCGATTTTTCGCCGGGCACTTCACATCGCTGCTCGGTGACGGCATGGTTGGTATGGCGCTGGCCTTCGCGGTGCTCGACCTCACCGGGTCACCGACCGACCTCGGCACGGTGCTGTCCGCCCGCACAATCGCGCTGCTCGCGGCCATGCTGGCCGGTGGTGTTGTCGCGGACCGGTTTTCACGGCGACGGGTGATGCTCACAGCCGACGTGGTCCGCATCCTCACCCAGTCCGGAATGGCGGTGCTGCTGTTGTCCGGGCATGCCAGGATTTGGGAGTTGGCGACAATGCAGGTGGTGTACGGGGCCGCCACCGCGATGTTCACTCCGGCCGTCACCGGACTGCTGCCGCAGATCGCCGGTGAACGACTGCAACAGGCCAACGCTTTACGCGGGCAAGCCATCTCGCTCGCCTATCTGGTCGGACCCGCGGTCGCGGGGGTCATGATCACTGCCACCAACCCAGGCTGGGTGTTCGTTCTGGACGCGCTGTCCTTCGCGATCAGCGCCTACCAACTGGCCCGGTTGCGGGTAGTTGGTATCGCGGAGCCACGACGCTCGCAGTCGATGCTGCGCGATCTCGCCGAGGGCTGGGCCGAGTTCCGGGTGCGCGGCTGGCTGTGGGCATACCTGTCGATAGTGTCGCTGAACAACATGCTGTTCGCGGTGTTCATAGTGCTCGGTCCCGCGGTCGTCGGCCGCGCCGGCACCGGTCCCGCCCAATGGTCCGCGCTGGCCGTCGCCATCGGCATCGGTGCACTGCTCGGTGGCACGGTGGCCGCGAAAATCGCCCCACGCTATCCCGCTCGGATCGCCTCCCGGATGCAAATGCTGATCCCCCTGCCTGTCATCGGCCTCGCCGCACACTTGCCCATACCTGTGCTCATGGCGCTGTGCCTTTTCGCCGGTGCTGGCACGACGGTATCTAATGTGATGTGGGGAACCCTGCAGCAGCGGCATATAGACGCGGCCGTTTTGTCGCGCGTCAATTCATTCACCGAGCTCGGATCGCTTGCGGCCCAACCGATCGGACAGGCCGGTGCCGGCCCGGTCGCCGCCGCGATCGGCATCCCCGCGACGCTGTGGTCGGCCGGGCTGATCCAATTCGGCGTCGCCTTCCTCGGGCTTACACTGCCACAGACCCGTAACCTGCCCGCCGAACCGGCGGGAAGCGCCACCGCCGCGGATCGATAA
- a CDS encoding aKG-HExxH-type peptide beta-hydroxylase, protein MDVENLVVRLATAPDDVDLVQLLAKAQLGKHLVQIAALAKRQSRANLTLLTEVQSTAPQVFRGLLLDPGIVAGARRDTGPLAAAAAIAARVPATVGVDLRHGEVTLPTLGTIRFPLSSNRFHRESATIHVDVQDGRTAVSTTAAGVVVELPDDLTTPTASWQPLPRIAVGHTAHLNLTLATDGPLADVYGAPEIFRSHSLDDWQQAIGAGWRLLEAERPGHAAALAAGLRTIVPIPAEPNGDATSCTIDGMFGAVYMSFPEDPASAAVTLVHEFQHAKLAAALDIAVLYTKNDEAAHYAPWRGDPRPLGALLQGVYAHLGVAQFWGTHRTTAHENALRADTEFARWRDDTWQACQGIVGDPAFTDVGRAFVEALAAELNRLRKEPVQVAAAELAERITLDHAVSWRLRNFAVDPHAATQIAAAWLAQEQPDLPPVDSLVQRTPQPREISAVRTQLMYCRMAGTLRPGTDADADLLCALGSYEQARDAYADRIHRDPDDLDAWAGLALSVPPHDPARHSLRTIPEVVAGSYRQATLLGSVDPEPVELARWLAQAT, encoded by the coding sequence ATGGATGTCGAGAACCTCGTGGTCCGGCTCGCCACCGCACCCGATGACGTCGACTTGGTCCAGCTGCTGGCCAAGGCACAACTCGGCAAGCACCTGGTACAGATCGCCGCGCTCGCCAAGCGGCAGTCCCGTGCCAATCTCACGCTACTGACCGAGGTACAGTCCACCGCGCCACAGGTGTTCCGAGGGTTGCTGCTCGACCCGGGGATCGTGGCCGGTGCCCGCCGCGACACCGGCCCACTGGCCGCGGCGGCCGCCATCGCCGCCCGAGTACCAGCAACCGTCGGTGTGGACCTGCGCCACGGCGAAGTGACCCTGCCGACCTTGGGCACTATTCGGTTTCCACTCTCCAGCAACAGATTCCACCGCGAGAGCGCGACGATCCATGTCGATGTCCAGGACGGCCGGACCGCGGTGTCCACGACCGCCGCAGGCGTGGTGGTCGAACTGCCCGATGATCTGACGACACCAACCGCGTCGTGGCAACCGCTGCCACGCATCGCGGTCGGCCACACAGCCCACCTGAACCTCACGCTGGCCACCGACGGCCCACTCGCTGACGTCTACGGTGCGCCGGAGATCTTCCGCAGCCACTCACTCGATGACTGGCAGCAGGCGATCGGGGCCGGTTGGCGGCTGCTCGAGGCCGAACGGCCCGGCCACGCGGCAGCTCTCGCCGCCGGTCTGCGAACGATCGTCCCGATCCCCGCAGAGCCGAACGGCGATGCGACCAGTTGCACGATCGACGGCATGTTCGGCGCGGTGTATATGTCATTCCCCGAGGATCCGGCATCGGCCGCGGTCACCCTCGTGCACGAATTCCAGCACGCGAAACTGGCTGCGGCACTGGATATTGCGGTGCTCTACACCAAGAACGACGAAGCGGCCCACTACGCCCCGTGGCGGGGCGACCCCCGCCCGCTAGGCGCTCTTCTGCAAGGCGTGTACGCGCATCTGGGCGTCGCCCAGTTCTGGGGCACCCACCGGACCACCGCGCATGAAAATGCCCTGCGCGCCGATACCGAATTCGCTCGCTGGCGCGACGACACCTGGCAGGCATGCCAAGGTATCGTCGGCGATCCGGCGTTCACCGACGTCGGACGAGCTTTTGTCGAGGCGCTCGCGGCTGAGCTGAACCGGCTCCGCAAGGAGCCGGTTCAGGTGGCAGCGGCCGAGCTTGCCGAGCGCATCACGCTGGACCACGCGGTGTCGTGGCGCCTGCGGAATTTCGCCGTCGATCCCCATGCCGCTACCCAGATCGCCGCGGCATGGCTCGCGCAGGAACAACCAGACCTGCCTCCCGTCGACAGCCTGGTCCAACGAACGCCGCAACCGCGGGAGATCAGCGCCGTTCGCACGCAACTGATGTATTGCCGGATGGCGGGCACCCTGCGGCCGGGAACCGACGCCGACGCCGACCTGCTGTGTGCGCTGGGCAGCTACGAGCAGGCCCGCGATGCCTATGCCGATCGGATCCATCGCGATCCGGACGACCTCGACGCCTGGGCCGGATTGGCGCTGTCCGTTCCCCCGCACGACCCCGCACGACATTCCCTGCGTACCATCCCCGAGGTGGTCGCCGGCAGCTATCGGCAGGCCACCCTGCTCGGCTCCGTCGATCCGGAGCCGGTGGAGTTGGCTCGCTGGCTCGCACAGGCGACGTAG
- a CDS encoding FxsB family cyclophane-forming radical SAM/SPASM peptide maturase → MPVNISSPPIPEWPDRGLDIEALRGSGWRPSPFDQFVVKIHSRCNLACDYCYMYELADQSWRNQPKTMSPDVVKVTAKRIADHARRHDLDSVTIGLHGGEPLMAGPDRIASAAQEFRSAMDPGVRLKLGLQTNGALLSERMLNVLLDHDIGVGVSVDGDRVANDRHRRNSRGDSSYDDVVRGLQLLTTSRYQHLFDGLLTVIDLRNDPVGTYESLAAFSPPGIDFLLPHATWAAPPPGRATSGAGADTSDTSYGNWLNTAFDHWYGLGKSRIGVRLFRSAIRQLLGRQGASEQLGTGTLSFLVIETNGAIEQVDSLKGAFEGAAWTGLHVLRDELDAAFAHPGVVARQIGIQALSETCQDCRLRDACGGGHYSHRYRSGSGFLNPSVYCGDLMTFLDHVAARMRADLATIGKA, encoded by the coding sequence GTGCCTGTAAACATCTCTTCACCCCCCATTCCGGAATGGCCGGACCGAGGCCTGGACATCGAAGCGTTGAGGGGTTCGGGTTGGCGCCCTTCTCCATTTGATCAGTTCGTCGTCAAGATTCACAGTCGATGCAATTTGGCCTGTGATTATTGCTACATGTACGAGCTCGCCGACCAAAGCTGGCGAAATCAACCCAAAACGATGTCGCCCGATGTCGTCAAGGTGACGGCGAAACGCATTGCCGACCACGCCCGGCGGCACGACCTGGATTCGGTCACGATCGGCCTACACGGTGGTGAGCCACTAATGGCCGGACCGGATCGAATCGCCTCGGCGGCACAGGAATTCCGATCGGCGATGGATCCGGGCGTCCGACTGAAGCTCGGCCTTCAAACCAATGGCGCTCTACTGTCGGAGCGGATGCTGAATGTGCTGCTCGATCACGACATCGGGGTCGGGGTGAGCGTGGACGGCGACCGGGTGGCCAACGACCGGCACCGGCGCAACAGCCGCGGCGACAGCAGCTATGACGACGTCGTCCGAGGCCTTCAGCTGCTCACTACGTCCCGCTATCAGCATCTGTTCGACGGTTTACTCACCGTGATCGACCTGCGCAACGACCCGGTCGGCACCTATGAGAGTCTCGCCGCGTTCTCCCCGCCCGGTATCGACTTCCTCCTCCCGCACGCCACCTGGGCCGCCCCACCCCCTGGCCGAGCCACCTCCGGAGCAGGTGCGGACACTTCCGATACCAGCTACGGCAATTGGCTGAACACTGCCTTCGATCATTGGTACGGGCTCGGCAAGTCCAGAATCGGTGTTCGACTGTTCCGCAGTGCGATCCGCCAGCTGCTGGGCCGCCAAGGCGCCTCCGAACAGCTGGGAACCGGAACCCTGTCGTTCCTGGTGATCGAAACCAACGGAGCCATCGAACAGGTCGATTCGCTGAAGGGGGCCTTCGAAGGCGCGGCCTGGACTGGCCTGCATGTACTGCGCGACGAACTCGACGCCGCGTTCGCACACCCCGGGGTGGTTGCGCGGCAGATCGGCATCCAGGCGCTCAGCGAGACTTGCCAGGACTGCAGATTGCGTGATGCCTGCGGCGGCGGACACTATTCGCACCGCTATCGATCCGGCAGCGGATTCCTTAATCCCTCGGTCTACTGCGGCGACCTGATGACCTTCCTCGACCATGTGGCCGCCCGGATGCGGGCGGACCTTGCGACCATCGGAAAGGCGTGA
- a CDS encoding thioesterase domain-containing protein, which produces MIEYSSRKRNTVDQLSGNSPIMTRGKILSDLRQETKEPTEPTNSGPDNRVPSTPVEVYQEGAGTPLLCIHPSGGMGSPYRHLRDYLDCPIIAIRQVDDEIRPESIRHMASGYADLLQNIHPQGPYSVLGWSFGGIVAHEVAIALGERGHSVHHLVVLDAYIDPEREQPQIEDDLAEHDVLSDYLRSRGIDVLTLREPLTYRKTKELAEQRGLTGLIPSEKFFTMIAENSRFNNRLLANHTPGIFEGDIDVIVAEQSRSDARDAGGWQQHATGSVRKYSIDCGHFAMLQPQSLRLYGDHLNTLLST; this is translated from the coding sequence GTGATCGAGTATTCATCACGGAAACGCAATACAGTTGACCAACTCAGTGGCAATTCACCCATCATGACCCGAGGAAAGATTTTGAGCGACCTGCGTCAAGAAACGAAAGAGCCTACGGAACCTACGAATAGCGGGCCCGACAATCGAGTGCCGTCCACTCCGGTGGAGGTCTACCAAGAAGGGGCAGGAACACCCCTGTTGTGCATTCATCCCAGCGGGGGCATGGGTTCACCATATCGACACCTCCGCGACTACCTCGACTGCCCGATCATCGCTATTCGACAAGTTGACGATGAAATTCGCCCGGAGTCGATCCGTCATATGGCAAGCGGATACGCAGATCTGCTACAGAACATTCACCCGCAGGGACCATACAGTGTGCTGGGCTGGTCTTTTGGCGGCATCGTGGCACACGAAGTTGCCATTGCCCTCGGCGAACGCGGGCACTCGGTACATCACCTTGTCGTCCTGGATGCATATATCGACCCCGAACGCGAGCAACCGCAAATCGAGGACGATCTGGCAGAACACGACGTGCTCAGCGACTATCTGCGAAGCCGTGGCATCGACGTTCTCACGCTGCGCGAGCCACTCACATACCGCAAGACCAAAGAATTGGCGGAGCAGCGGGGTTTAACCGGCCTGATACCATCCGAGAAATTCTTCACAATGATTGCGGAAAACTCCAGGTTCAACAACCGCCTCCTTGCGAACCATACCCCCGGAATATTTGAGGGCGATATTGACGTCATAGTCGCCGAGCAGAGCCGGTCGGACGCCCGAGATGCGGGCGGATGGCAACAACACGCGACCGGCAGTGTACGCAAGTATTCGATCGACTGCGGCCACTTTGCCATGCTTCAGCCGCAATCGTTGCGCCTGTACGGCGACCACCTCAATACCCTGCTCAGCACCTGA